TTATTCTGTCAATGCAAGTAACATCTTCAGAATTATCATGGTTCAAGAATAAGTATTCAGGTACACATCATGCATTTACTTTATGTAAGGTGATGGTTACCCAGAAGCAAAAGGAAGACATAACAGAATCTGGAAAAGGTTCCTACaaaagaatgtttttttttctttatattacttttttccCCATGACACATGGTTCCTACAAAAGAGTGTTGTTTAAAGAAGCCCTACACAAGGGTAACGCAATCTTACATGTGAACTTTGAGAAAATGTTGGGAACATTTTTGGAAGAATCTTCAAGAAATGAACGGCTTATCATGATAATAAAGCAATTTTTAGGGTGTTATCTGAAGAGCTTGAAGTTATtggaaaaatataatgaattttaagatttttgttCCCAGGCCATGTAATAGATGGTGGCTGCTTTCCAAAGAATATACTCCCACGCTGTTTGATATAACTAAATGGAACCGTTATGTACGAATGAACTAAAGAATCTGATAATATGCTTATCACAAGACAGTTGGGATTTCAAGCGTTAATTCCCCTGTAGATCAATTAAGAGAGGtccaatataattatttattttctaaagtttCCTTCAAGCCTCATCCCAAACAAAATGTTACTAttcagaaagaaagaaaaaagaatgtgGAAGATAGTGCATGATTGCGAAATTCCAGTGTCATCATGTCAGCAGAAATTGAATATTGGAATAACTATCACTACCACTCGAAGATGTGACTTTTCTCATTAATAGGCATCATCTCATCTATCAGATCTATGTATGAAAATTTTCCCTAGTGCCTCGAGAATGAGacattcaatctccaaatctgCAAATTTTCTCAATGAAAACCTTTACCTCTGTTAGGAACTTGGAAAGTATaaggtaaaagaaagaaaatgataaacaaTATGAAATTCTCTTGTGCCTCGTTTGCTAGGGAATATACAAAgagaaatgaaatataatgCAAATTATTGAAAAACATACATTTTCACATTTGTTATTCTCTGTGTAAACAGAtaataagatttcaaaaagattGGAGAAGGAATTTATTATactcaaatgtattttttattttcctttccttgcCTCTTCTTTTTTCTCACACTTCCCATATCCAAATGGCTCATGAATGgctcttttttttaaatacttcccTTCTCAAAGATAAGCACTTCATGCACagcatttttcttcatattttccttttcaaggATGTGGACTTCATGCACAGACTATTCAATCCTTACCCGCATCTCCACAATATAATTAAGAAGATTGAATTAGAACTGACTTGAAACTTAAGATGCCCATCTTTTCCCTATCTTCTTTTCCatatctaaaataattttttgagcaTTTGATCACAATTTGAAATGTTCATGCTAGTTTTGATGAGaagtgaattaaaaaaaataaaaaataaaaaaaattccaagcaAAGATTAAAATTGTTCTCCTATCAAAAAGCAGAATGTGcttgggagaaaaaaaaaatgaataagcaACTTAAGAGCACTGAAActgatttaaaaattagaatgtaGACAAATGGTGACCTTACCAATTTTGCAGGAGTCTCGTTTAAAGCCCTGCCATCAAAGTTTCCATGACTGAATcacaaaaaagaataaagaattaGACAAGGTTCCATAATACTAACAAGGCTAATAGTTCATTCCAACTTCAGGAAACAGGGCATGTAGTAACTGCTTTTACTAGGCCCTCAACCTTTCAGCTAGAAGTAATCATTTCAAAGAAGTGCTTATTGAGCTAGAAGTAATCACTTCCAAGTAATAAAGATGTGCTTAAGTAGTGCAGATGACCTTTGTGTAGATGGATAACCAATCATGCTGTAAGCAGAATTACCCATTCCAGGCATGTGTACGCTGCCAACACCTGCTAGTGCCCAAGCGTGAAAAACATGTGCAATGTGAGCTTTTAGAAGAATGTGTCCTCCATGTGATTAAAAAGCTAACTTGTATTCCAAGTAAGAGATCAGACTAGCATCACGTGACTAATGTTGAGCAAAGAGACAAAGAGAGCACAAATATGCCTAACTGGCACAAAGCAAGCCAGAAACAGGAACTGAAAGAAAAACATGCTAAGAGAGGTTTCTCATGAGAAAAGTCATGCTCTAAGCAATTCTAGGCACTGGTCTTACCAGAATCGGGAGGCCTTGAGAATCCAGCAGATCCTTTAACTTTCTTATCCAAGCCAGGTCTTTCATCATCTGATTAAAACAACCAACAAGTCCatttaaagaaagaaatataagtAGATACAAAAGGAAGGCAGAGGGAAAACCCAATTTGAGAAAGACCTGCTCTTGAGCGTTTAGATCTGGAATTTGATTTTGCAAGGTCAATATAAAGGGTTGATCCCTTTTCAAGGTCAAACACCATCCCCTGCAAGCAAGGTTTAGAACAGAGAAATCTCAGTAAggttattacatttttttgtgCTGCACTGCTGCAGCACCATAGTGCTTCTCCATCAGACTAATTTTTATGTTCTACAATTACAAGCTTGTCAACAGCATCAACAAGAATGTAAAGCACACGGTCTATCTAGAGCAGATGCCAAAAGTTACTAAAGATAATCAAAGTTTCCTCCACATACAAggttcaaaatttcaaaactaaatgaGAATTCTCAAATTCATCAAGATTCTAGAAGAACAAACACAGAGAGTAATAATCGTATAGGAGAGATGATTAATCCTATATAGGACCAACCCCTGCCATGATATTGAGAGAGTCCACTAGATTGAAATGAAAGAGCAAAAGTTGATCCTAAAAAATTGtagatttgaatttgaaatgccGGCACTAATAGTATTTGGGGAGTTTCTGGTTTTTCAAAGTTGTTCTCTGAAAAGGTAGCTAATATGAAATTAGACCAAATCTTCTCTTGGGATTCAATAAAACTGCAGTTGAAACTGTTACCATTGTCCTCACAAGTCCCTTTGTGATATGAGGCAAAGTGCCATATTAAAATTGCAATAGAGCTTTTAGAAATTCCTTTTATTGTGCATGGCTTCctcaaaaaaattttcattcttaaacACCAGATAATAGTGGATGCTTTGACCCAATAGCTTGCGTAAGAAGCCTATAGAAACAAACTACACTAGCCAAATTTATTGATAAGTCAGTTATACCCATTTCCCAGTCTTCTCAAACAATGGCTAACACTAGAATATAACATGAACCATTTTCAAAGTATCCCATTTGAAGAAACCCATACTTCTGTCATCACATCAGTAAGAAATGTACAATCttcttacttataaaaaaaaatacagtaaGTAACGTACaacattttatcaaaatgtTCATTAATTCATCAATGCAGATGCCTTTATATATAAGAAGAAAAAGTCCAAAAACCACAAATTCCTCATGACATAAAAGTCTAAAGAAAATCATCTACAAGTATAAGAATCAAGGAACTACATCCTTCATATAATTAAGCCATGGATCCAGTATCAACAATAAAGAGAGTTGATTTGTAACAACAAATGCAACTCCAAATATTGATTAAtgatttctttgcattttcccaATTCAAACTGTGATAGAAATTTCATGTAAATACATTTAACATTAAATTAATTGCACAATGGAGCAACAAGAAAGTACATCACTAGCTCATGTAAAGAGCTAAATAATTATAGAGTTTTCCAAATCAATATATATGCGTATTTGCAAACATTATATGATGAGGCACAGCAAGATGTTCTTACATTCAGCGCATGCATTGCTGCAATTGCGGACTGTTGATCCAAGAATACAGCAAAAGCAAATGGCTGCCACCACCACATTAACCACGTCAGAGTACAAGACATCAAGAGAAATACAGAAGAAACATATATACATGACAAAGATATTAAGGAATGCCTTTGAACACAAACTTGTAGAGAAATGTGGAAAATATTATTCCATGAACTATGATGAACATGGACagcctttttccatttttgcttGATGGAACATCAACAACTTTTCCAATACAGCTCAATGTCACTGATATGCCCCTTATAAGAGGTGCTGAACTTAAAGGCAAACGTCACCCtgatattgtttttaaatcacagtTATCAGTGATCAAAATATGTCTCTGAGCAAAGAGATACATCTAGATCATTCCTATGAGCAAATCAATAAGGGccattaattcaaaaaattaaagtcCCATTCTTGATACAAGAGATGACCCTGCAATGCAATAGTTTTCCATATCATGGAATACAGTAGCTTCTTTCACATTCAATTGGTACTCAAATGACTAGTGAAAACTTGGAGGGAACCGAGGCCAGTACCAGTTCAATGCGAAAGGGGCACAGGAGCATATCGGAGCATAAAACTACATTTTAATCCTAATTTGTAaagaatatggaaaaaaaaaaaaccaaagttcGGATCGTCCATTCATTTTGAGCGTGCCACTCAAAATGAACCACTCTGGTGCATCTCACAAGCTCCTGAAATCAGTCTATGGAGCTTCTTGCATCATTCAAATGGCTAAATGATTTTTCCagatatttcttagaaataaGGTTTTGAACCTAACTCCATTTCTGACCCTGGAATCTGGGACCCCTTTACAAGATAAACAGACTCGAAAGGCATATTTGactattaaatataatatatttacaaCCATTTTCAGAATCCCTTCTCTGAAATGGGCCCATTACAGACAGAAGATTGCCACCTACAAACGGAAAGAAGTACTGGCATAGATGAATCCACATACAAGccaaaatatccattttaaGTTTGGCTCAAGTACATTCGACCGAGAGCGGCCCACGATCAAACCCTAACTTCGATTCTCCACCTCGAAATGCCACCACAGCGACAAGCCACCTCCCCtgattttcatcaaattccCCTAATTCAACCCTAAAAACAATAAGATATCATGGAAAGTACCTGAGAATTCTGCGAGGGGCTCCGGAGATGTGAAGACTCGTACCCTGGAAACTCCCGAAATAGATTGTAGATTTCCCGAGGCTTGACGTCCTCCGGCAGCCCTGCAACGAACAGAGTCCGGACCTCATCGACCGACGTCTGCGGGTAAAGAGGAGGGGCATAAGAGGCGAATGGGGGTGGTGGTGGCTGGTGAGGGAAAAGGAATGGCTGTTGCTGAGGAGGCGGCGGAGGGGAGGCGGAGCCACCTGTTGTGGCGGTGGAGCCGGCGGTCCCAGGGGCGGCGGATGGGGTTGGTAATAAGGGAAAGGTGGTGGCGGATGAGCCGAAGGCGGAGGGTAGTATGCAGCCATGTCGTCCATCTGTGGGGTGGGAGTGTTACTGCCCTAACCTTCTCCACTTccgttttattaattttgttgtgGAATTTAAACACTCGGTTCTTTAAATTATCTGGACCGTTCATCTCAGCTGTGTGACCTCTATTGAGTGGGGTCCTATCATTGTGGACGGCTCAGATTCTAGGACTGGTTCCTCCTTCGATACATCTTACCACATCCGCCTACACAGAAGATCAAGACCCACTGTGTTCAACGTCCcgtcaattttatttataaaattaaatatataaaaataaaaagcatattTGTCACCCTAAGTTGAGTGCTACGTGGCATCATTTACTATTCAGCACTCCCCTTAATGTTCACCGCTGTTAGTAAGAAAAATTCACTATATTcttaaacttttaatttttaaataatttgaattctattttattttagtttataattttcataaaacaatcaaacataaaaaacaaaataaaatcattttccttattttgtatgtttttttccttaatacttcCCAATAATCAAACAAAATCTACTAGTTTAAGAAAAACATATTGAGTCCATGTATTTCAATATCAGAGTTAGGAATGTGCtttaggaataatttttttcaatggggcaaaaaagtaaaagataatgatatataataCAACGGAAAGCATATGTTTTTCTTAAACATGAGGTCAAGGTTCAAAACTactattatgattttattgttgTCTTTCATAAGACCcactattataattttattgttatatttcataaaaatcgaTTCTAATGCATTTATAATTATCAATGTAGATAGTTGCATTTATAATGCTAATaacttttttcataattaatataaGATATCACAATCGCTTTTTCACTCTCTTCTGATAAAGACATTGTATCTTCGTAATGTTGTATAGGATTGCGAAGTTATATGAACAAATATTTATTCTAAgaccaaataaacaaatattcatTACAAGACTAGGTAAAGAAACAACGTTGCAAAGGACAAGGATTTGACGATGATAGATTTTAATATCATTCATGAAAGTTTGTTTTTTCACGTGTAGCTCTAAACCAAAcctatataattttaaaatgcttgAGAGGAGTTCACTACAAACTTTACAAACTTATctctattatcaatttttatcatattccactaattctaaatttataaccccattaaatttcaatattttttacttttatatatttacatattttaatccATTATATACAAATCAAATTTAGTTTATAATAGATAATTACACCATATATATGcatttaattttactaaaattgattaaatcccAACTTTAATATTCTCAATTTAACGAGTCATAGATGTAACTAAATTCTCTAGTGattttatataatatgttaACATGGtacaaatttgtaataaatttttttgactaATTACCTAAGTCTAACCCATTTAATTTATACtttcctacatttttttttttgataaaaaatatgaaggagaaggaattttatgaaaattataagattacaacttttttattattagttaatTAACTGGTCACTATTAAGCAAGAAATATAGATAAATACAGATATATCAATACTTAGATTTCACGGATATATAGGAAATATTAGTGGATATTTTGATAGATcgaataaaaattgtttaaaattcatgtaaatatttagaaaacttaaaaaaaaatgataaaaaaaagaatacacatattaaagttattttgtaagtgtaattaacataaatacgattaaatataatatttatcaattttttataaaaaaaaagtttaaattcctttctttatttatttaaaaaattttaaaatacttttattaaaatatattttattatattttaaataaaaaaatattgatttatataaaatatttcatctgagatttaatttctaaaattttattacaaatttgctgtgacaattttttcttaatattaatttatttaaataattaaatttattaataatttatcttatcaaaataattttaatttataaaatattagaactttattaattttttttatattgtagccatttttttttagtaaaattacattttttaaaatttaaaattaaataaaattacaaggataaatatgtataaaaaaaccAGAGTAAAACagtagtaattttttaaaataggaataatgagataaatatgaaaagtagttaaaaataaaatgataatataaaaaaaaatagagtaaagtgacactaattttttaaaataggaataatgagataaatataaaaagtagttaaaaatagaggataatataaattttaaataaaagataaatttaaaatgaataattaaaaaaaatcataaaataaataaataattaaggaagCAAAACCACAAAGGTTCCAACGGAAGAAAGATTTCATACTCGAGGTGTGGGGAGGAAGTTGCTCAACGCCGCAACTACAAGTGTCTCCCCACTCGCCTTTCCAAAGGTGAAACTTTCATTGTAGTTTGGCAAGAGTGAAATCCAGATAGCAAACATGAACAAGCATTCCAAGCATTAAACGTACGGCCATAATGGTTTTACAATAAGTGAAATTCCAATCAAGGAATTGGAATAACCGATAGAAATAGAAACAACAAAGGGAATGGGTAAAATCCAATGCTCCTCCCATAGCAAAGGCAACTAGTTTTTACCATTCAGTGAAGCTCACATGACAATACTTGGCAACAACACGCTAAGGTGTCTCTGTCACAGTTTGGCCAATTTTCAGTCCACAGTGGAGGAAACATTTTAGAGaaatcacacaaaaaaaaagtatcCCAACATAGCAGAAACTTACGTTTATGATTTAAATGGAATGCCAATGAGCATCATTGGCGGGGCGGTGTACTGTCAGATATCAACAGAAGATGAACCAAATTTTGAGGGAATAAAAACAGTTAAAACTATTGCAATCTACACATAATGGCAACTCAGGAATCACCAAGCACCAACGGTCTCTAATAAAATAAGGATTAGTATCCAACGAGAGGTGGATATTGCTTGGCCTGCTGCCGCACCCTTCTCTTGTACTCAGCAGCATCCTGCGTATTGTCAGTGGCAGATAAGTTAGTGTCTGTTtggttggttttttttataattgtcctgacaaatagtttttaaaaacaatttttaagaacagtttctGGCactttcagaaaaaaaaaataatgtttgaaaACTGAATTCATAAAAACATGTTTGTTTGAGTTATAAAAAAGAGACCTTGAAGTTGGAGCTTTCAAAGGAAAAATGAGCCattaaatcaatttgcataGATCAAATGCACTAAATGGATtgtagggatttttttttcacatattaaTTTTCAGCAATTATGATTtactttttatcaaaaacaaaaacatatttattaaaaataagagattaCAAGAATGCAAAACCTGAtcaaagacaaaagaaaagaagttcAACACTTATGATTATCAAAACAAACACCTTAGTCAAGGAAGGAAAAACTTCttatcttttgaaaattgaaacaaacaAGCCCTAGAATGCAGGAAAATATCTGCTTTGTTTTTCCTGTAGTTTTCCCCATCCAAACAAAGCATGATGTAATTAACTCATTTCGAATACTAATCACACAGAGAGACCACAAAATTCTTAGAGCTTAAAACATGTGCGAGATTGCACAGAAAACACCTCCTTTTTAACCCTGGTTGAACTtgttataacaaaataaacattaaaaacaaaaaacaaaaaacaaaaaaatgaacttcTATTGCCCAGATAAAAATATACCCTTTTTGCTTGCTCAGAAAATGTATGAACAAGAAAAGAACATGAAAATAAGCTCCAAAATGCatgttgtttcttcttttcctctgttttctcagcaaccaaacaaggaACTTATATCACCTAGAGAAATTGTTTGTTTGcctaaaaaatgtaaaattagtATTCCTTAAAATGAAAGCTCCAAAATCCTTCTTTTTTCTAGTCTCCCCCACTTTCCCAGAAACCAACAACAACTGGTCAGAACTCGACTTAAATTCATCTTTTCTAATAAAACACCAATTTCAAACATGGAGAaacttgagaagaaaaaaattctacttttaTCTGAAATGCAGGAATAAGAATAAACcccaaaatctaattttatttccttatctCCTCACATCTCCCATAGATCAAACAAACAACTGATCAAATCCCACTACATGTCCCtatatatttttccattaatAATACCAATTAAAACACAATGCCAAATGTAAGAACATAAgctccaaaatttattttattttctctctcctcgCTTATCCTAAAAACCAAACAACAACTGATCAAACACCACATAAATCCcaatatattttctaatgaCAAAACCAATTCCCAACtcaaagaaatgagaaagaaaaaaatttaacttcatTCAAAATCAAAGAACAAGAATAAGCTCCAgattttcattctattttctcCTCTCCTTCAGTTTTCTCAGCGATTGAACAAACAACTAATTAAATTTCACCATAAGTAGTCTTTTCCAATTACAATTCCAATTCCAAACATAGAGAATGGAAGAAAGGAAATTTCAAAACCTGTGCAAAATGTACAAACAGGAATAAGCtccaaaatttcattctaatgtcTTATCTCCTTGGGTTTTCccataaaccaaacaaaaaggcTAATCAAGCCCCAGAACAAATCTTCTAATAACAACACCAACTCAAAACTtggagaatgaaaagaaaaaaccttcAAACTTAATGCTTTTCTCctcaaatttgaaacaaaaaacatgatcaaaattcataaaaatcatagatatatagaaaaaaaaaaaaacggctacaaaatccaaaatataatCAGATTATGTTCTAAAAACAGAGCAGAACAGACCCACAAGGAacaataattcataaaaattattgaaaaatctCTGATCTAACATTTGTCCAACTAATTTTTCCAATCTACCAAAATCATCTAGATTTAgcaaaaaaaacttcaaaatatttggaaataatgGAAATAGGAGATGTGTTAGTGGAGATAGAACTGACCTTGCTGGTGGAGGAAAAATCACAGAGAAAACACGGAGAACACCAGATTGAAAACACGGAGAGATGacccattttttttgttctttgaatAGTAGGAAAAACAAGGGAAACAACATTTTATTGTTCTCTGAAAACACAAAGAACAATGGGAACTAACAGCACACCCACTTCCCAAacgtgtttttctttcttgagaacaa
Above is a genomic segment from Vitis riparia cultivar Riparia Gloire de Montpellier isolate 1030 chromosome 7, EGFV_Vit.rip_1.0, whole genome shotgun sequence containing:
- the LOC117919199 gene encoding uncharacterized protein LOC117919199, which codes for SHPTDGRHGCILPSAFGSSATTFPLLPTPSAAPGTAGSTATTGGSASPPPPPQQQPFLFPHQPPPPPFASYAPPLYPQTSVDEVRTLFVAGLPEDVKPREIYNLFREFPGYESSHLRSPSQNSQPFAFAVFLDQQSAIAAMHALNGMVFDLEKGSTLYIDLAKSNSRSKRSRADDERPGLDKKVKGSAGFSRPPDSGVGSVHMPGMGNSAYSMIGYPSTQSHGNFDGRALNETPAKLNNSSAPYFPQNVTPCPTLFVANLGPTCSEQELIDIFSRCPGFLKLKMQSTYGTPVAFVDFQDTPCSTGALNHLQGTVLYSSPAGEGMRIEYAKSRMGLRRKPK